The Zea mays cultivar B73 chromosome 7, Zm-B73-REFERENCE-NAM-5.0, whole genome shotgun sequence DNA segment GTTCCATGTACTACTATTTATGCACTAATAGTGGCACAGTGCACACATAAGGATAACAAAGTCAGACATGGACATAGGGCacgtttggttcgtggctaactatGCCACACTTTGACTAAGGTTAGCCgtccgaattgaagaactaaccttaggcagaaatgttaggtaaagtgtggcaagttaggcaaCAAACCAAACATGCCAATAGTCTGCTGCTGCAACTATGTTTTTGAACATAAGAGCATGTTTGGAACGTGGGAATATTTTCCTGTTCCTGCTTTTTTTCACATGGAAATGAACTGATTCCTGTGAAACTGTGCTATTCTTGTGGCATTCCTGCATTCCAAGCAGACCCTAATATTTGAAAAACACTGTTATATATGAAGGGCActagggcagacagagctgaagGCTCCCATatgagggcttgttcgttttgctattaaaccatgtggattgggtgggatcgagtcggtttaaatccatagcaagtcaaaataCATCTCAATCCCACCGAATCCACTTCAATCCACATGGAattgaaataaccgaacaaggcctgagTGAGGTCTAGGGAAGTGATAAACCGAGGCAAGTCTCCCCCGCAAATGCGGAGAGGCTGCTTCGTACCCACGATCTGGTGACtcagtgagacagctctcaccactgTCTCAGGCCTGCCATTCACTGTTATACATGAAGGTTTTTTTTAATGACGATATGTTAACTTATTGCTCATCAAAAATTTTTCTCTGAACTGCAGTCTCTCAATCCTCCAGTATTGATTTTTGTCCAAAGCAAAGAGAGGGCCAAAGAGCTTTACAAAGAACTGGCATTTGATGACATTAGAGTTGATGTAATTCATGCAGATCTCAGTGAGCAGCAGGTATAGCTTTGCATATTATTGTCACTGCTATATTTCAGAGACATCTTTCATGTTTTGTTAGAGTTGCGCTACTTGTGTATGAGGTTTACATGTtgtcaacatatgtttcctttactGCAGCGTCAAGATGCTGTTGACAATTTGAGAGCTGGAAAGACCTGGGTACTGATAGCAACGGAAGTCATTGCCCGGGGAATGGACTTCAAAGGTGTCGCCTCTGTGATAAACTACGATTTTCCGGAGTCGGCTGCTGCCTATATTCACAGGATAGGTAAGAAAGACATTTGGATTTGACTGTCGTGGCACTTGTGCCTGCACACTCACAATGTTGATGCCTGAGCTCTGATGTACATTTGATTGGCTCAATGTTGATTCATGATTATGAATGAAATTATATAGAAATATAATGGAATTTTTAGATTAGTTTCTTTTAAAACGTGGCTTATCATCGTGCCTGTTATGTTCCTTTCTTTGAATACTTATCAGATATAAACGTGCCCATCTTTTTCTTGCGCTAATTAAGTGATCCTTTAGTAACTTTCCAGTGACATAGTATTGGGTGCCAGTCCATGACCTCAGTTTGCATATGTGCAGCTGGTGTGGGCACCTTGTGATACTGGAATGACTTACAAATGTTTCTGTATTTCCTCTGTACAGGGCGATCCGGAAGAGCCGGTAGGTCCGGGGAGGCTATCACGTTCTTCACAGAGGAGGACAAGCCATTCTTGAGGAATATCGCCAACGTGTTGGTATCTTCAGGCTGTGAAGTGCCTTCCTGGATAATGGCACTGCCAAAGCTCAAGCGAAAGAAGCACAGAGTGGATAGGGACCCAATCTCCTACCTACCTGACGAAGTTTGAGAGCGGCTTGGTAAGATgctctatttatttatttttgtggGGAGGGGGGGATATATAACACAGGCTGTCCAGAGTGGTACTTTAACCATGCACTTCCGAGAGGTGGCACGTTGGCTTCAGTTTTCCCTGTTTGAGCAGTGCACCGATCAGTTTGTTTAGCCACAACCCAAGACGAGGGATCAGTATATCTTTGTTAATTGGAGTACGTTACAGTTTGTGTGGACGATTGGTGGTGAATCCACAGAGTAGAGCAGCTCGTTTCTGTTTGGCCTAGCGTAGTCAGATTGCAATTAGGGtccgtttggttgggctgtggctgtgaaaaaagttgttgtgggctgtgagctgtggaaaaagctgctgtaggctgtgagctgttaaaaagctaaaaccgtttggtggaaagcACTAATagtcgttaaaagttcttcgatatatgttttcacagttccatccgaaagcCATTAAAAGCAGGTCTaagggtgctttcagttttgcaatgTGAGAAAGTcgacttttagaaaaagctgctttctaGGTCtaaccctttggttggcttttggcttttaaggGACAAAAGTCAAAGctaaaatccaaatcaaacacaCCCTTAGTCTCTCACAGTAGTCTGTCTCGTTCTGCCTAGCGCTGGTCAGATTGCAAACGCGACACTACGGCTGCTATACAATCAATCGAAGGGAGAACGTCACCTGAACTGATATAGCCAATGCAGTTACATGGCGGACTGACTCCAGTATTATAGGACCCCGTTCTCGTTAGTTTTTTTTTTACTAAAACGCGAGAAATAAAAAATAATGCTACTTCATTTTTTAACTCACGTTAGGAAtaaaaagaacggagggagtaaaAATGCTTTGTTGCTGAGGATTACATTATAAAAAATCAATGTTTGGCACAGAGAACAGTATGGTTGTAAATACGCGCAGGTCTCTCGAGGCTGTTGAAAGTGGCTATATCAGATCATCTCAATAGTATTTAAAAATTTTATGCTCTAAATTATCATTTGGAAGGTCATTTATATAAAAACCGTGTTCTATATTTCTTTACTTTTCGACAGGTCTTTTATATCTTATTTGTATTCTAGAGAGTTATTCTCGTGTTATCTTTCAGAGTACAAGATGACTTCCAACCACTACCTACTCTCATACCACTacctattttttatttttttaagacgtaatttttaaattcagacgtagttttcgttgaaaaGATGACTtcgaataaaaaagttgtcaactacaaaaatCTATAACTTTTCAAGATTTACAATGTTTATTTTgattgtttggtcatttgttcatgtcacatgatggttctaacaatatacaTAAATCTTATatatctctcgtagtttatgtcataaactacgagagactcGTAGTAGTTTatgtcataaactacgagagagatatgttttatgaacaaatttatttttattttgtcatatgaagaaatgtttaaaatataaattatacatcatgatgagttatataaatttgtagttgaaattttttcatttaaattaatttaatttttaaattgtctttgcctagtgttgaaaaaaaAACACTAGGCAAATAGCTCTTTGCCGAATGTTTTCTTTTACCAAAGGTTTTTTGTGTGGTACtccgcaaagagcttctttgacgAGTGtcgaaaaaaacactcggcaaaatatttAGTACTTGACAAAGAACCAATTCTGGCAGCGCCTTATGATGATATACAATTTGTGAAAATATCAAATGCACCCACCCCTCCTACCCCATGCGATCTTTCAATTGACGCCTTTCCGACTCCTGTCTGTCTGATTAGAAGTGTTCCTTTTTCTCCGCGATAAAAAGAGTTGATCTACTATCTACACCCTCTCTACCACGTGTACGTACTGCCTAATTGAAGGTTTATATATTCCTCAGAAAAACTCAGGACCGGCACAGTGTGCGTGAGCCTAGGGTAGGACAGGCCGTGAGCCAAGCCCAGAGGGAAATGAAAAAAAACTGGGCCGGACACATCATTAGCATTATTATTAGAAGATATATATAGTTCCTCTATAAATAAATTATAACCAATAAAAAACACCTCAGTCTGAACCTCCTAATGACGTAGTCCTAGTCCTATGTAGAATCAAAGCGTAGAGGAGCTCGTTCCACGCGTCCGGCACGCCTGGCAGGCACCAGTGGCTGCAGTCGGCCGCCCTCGTCGTCACCTGCTCCTGCGCCGCCGCCGGCGACGGGAGGCGGACGTTGTACACCGACGGGTGGCCGTCCCGCCGCTGCGCCGTCATCAGGGTCACGTTCAGGACGTGCATCGTCGCCAGCTGCCGCTTCTTCGCCGCTTCAATTAAAGCCGGGCTCGGGTTGAGCAGGCCCGGCCACCGGTGCAGCGCGATCCTCGACGTGTTCAGCTCCGGCGCCGTCTCCCTGACACACCCACCTCCACCACCGTTTGACGCCCTGCACGCACGCACGCAAGCACACTCGTATGTTCAGCACCAGCTACAGCTATCGCGGCAGCTACTATACGTCAATGCAAGTCCGAGCACGAAGCAAGCAAAGCAATGCAATTAAGCTGCTGCTCGTCGATCACATACGTGTAGtgtgtaatgtaatgtaatgtaccGGACGTACCTTACATGTGCCGGCGAGTATGTTCGTAGGACGACCAGCGTTTTTGTTGTGTTCACTTCCTTTTGGACCCATTTCTGCAGCGTGTTCAGCGCCCTCTCGTAGGCGTCCTCCACGCTCATGTTGAGCCGCAACGTCTTGCCGTCCTGGAAGTAGCATCCTCTTCGTTACGTTCCACCACACATACAATCAGTCGGTCAGTGCGGGAGAGACAGATGTAACAAATTAATTAGAGCGTGAGCGTGACACAGTGCGCGCGTGCTTACAACTGCTGCAGCCTCTCGTGGTTCCACCAGTGTCCCGTGTTGAACACCAGGACGTCCGCGTCCTTCCACCGGGGCGCCATGGCGTCCATGGAGCCCAGCCGGAGCGCCGTGGCGACGCGCTTCGGCGAGTGGCGCGGCGGGCGGCCGCGGCGGACCAGGTACGGCGACCGGTAGTGCTCCACGGTGCAGTTGTAGTCGCGGAACCGGAAGGAGAGGAAGCCCTTGCGCTTGGTGATGGGGCTCCCGTTCTCCTCGTATATGCTGGCGCCGCCCGGGCTCGCCTGCTTGTCCCTGTCGTCGGCGACGGCCGAGGCCAGCATGCACAGCATGGACTCCCACTGGTTCCGCCCGATGGAGTCGCCCACGAACACCAGCCGCCGGTTCCGGAGCATCTCCAGCAGCCTCCTCGCGTCGAATCTGATACGCATACacacatcaaatatatatgatgCATGCATATGCTTGGGACTTGACCACGACCACTTGGCAGTTAGGAACCTCGGCAGCGCGCAGCGCCTCGGCCGCCATGCCCACTCGGCGTAGTCGCCGTCCGGCCTGCCGTTCTCCCTGCACCGGAACCCCTCGTCGACGAACGGGCACTGCCCGGGCCCGTAGAGCCGCTCGGCGGCGCCGCGCAGCAGCACCCACTCCCCGTCCACGGACATGCTGTCGATCAGGTCGTCGTCCTCGTCGCAGTACCTCCCGCTGCCGGCGCCAGTTGCCCTCGTCACGAGCGCACCCGCGGCCTCCCGGTCCCGGTCCGGGCCGGCCTCGAGCGTGAGCCTCGCGGCCCCGCCGAAGCCCGTGGAGAAGGCGGCGGCGACGAGCAGCGAGAGCGAGGAGAGCAGCACGCAGGCGGCCCACAGCGCGAGCTGGTCTCCGCCTCCGCCGACCGCCTGCGGCGGCTTCGCCCTCCTCCGCGCGCTCGCCATCTCCATCGTCGCTTGCTAagcgccgcggcggcggcggcggcggctactcATTGCTGCGTGCGGCATGGCACGTGTAGCGCGAGAGCGCACTGGGCGGGGACGGCCGGCGGCGATCGCGTCTGCGTCTCTGTGGCGGCCTTGTTGCTGCCGTTCTATTGTGATGGAATGGAGTAATGGACCCACTTGCAAGGGCGGTTGTTTTGTTCCCTCTTTGCCTTGTTGGCCAATGCGGAAGAGAAAGAGCGGAGGCCAGGCCCAGGCCGGCTCTGGCTACCGAGCGACAAACACAccgaattttttatattttagccCTTCCTcagaaaaaaattcacgtttggaccttagaaaattttaatgtcatttttggaccctttactcggcgccatagccaatggcgccgaggtaacacagctcggcgccataggctatggcgccgaggtgcgTGCTACGCTGGCCCAACCTGAACGACGTGGCGCCAACGTGGtatcgagctcggcgccaagatctatggcgccgagctcggataTGTAACAGCAAAGTATGTCTAGCTCAGTCGGTAGAGTGCAAGACTTTTAACTTTGAGGTTGTGGGTTCAAGCTCCATCGTGGACGTATTTTTTTATCACTAATTTGTTTTTTTGTTGTCtatatttttcgtttatgtcgctgatttgtccgtctagatttatttttcatctagtttttttgtttttgtgaccgatttatttattcatctagatattttttttgtttttgtttttgtttattcAAACTGCGTGACGCAAGTACCATGCACATAAGTAACCCACCCTATGGAAGTACAAAGTACTTTATAAAATCATCAAGTCACTGTTTATTTATACCGGACTCTAATTATAATCTTTTTGTTTATTAagtatatttatattttggactctaaaACTCCAATAATCTAATGTATTCGAAATTATACTTTTTAATATTAATTAAAATTTATCATTGTACATCACTACTAATGTAAGATTAACACAATCATTTGTTTatgatataaatatttttaacattttaaatggtgtacttctgtttttagtatattatttaatGTTTAAAATCACTTGTAATTAGCGAGAGGACGGAATCAAGCTTAAGCATGTGGGGTTTACAATGCACCAAGGGCCAGACGGATTATTCAGTACTATTAAACAAAATGTAATAAATAAATCAGTCGCAaaagcaaaaacaaatcaagatgagaaataaatttggacggacaaatcagcggcATAAACGAAAAAACCACGATGCACCATAGCTAAACCGGTGGCCGCTAACCAATGTAAGTACGTTTCCTTAAGCTTAATAAACGAAAAAAATATGCACGGATAAataaatcagtcacaaaaacaaaaaatcTGGATAAGAAATAAATCTagacggacaaatcagcgacataaacgaaaaatctgGACAACAAAAAAATCAGTGTCAAAGACAAAAAAAAAAAGTATGAAAACATGCCTATCATGGGGCTTGAACCCACAACCACAAGGTTAAAAGCCTTGagctctaccaactgagctagacaagttttgTGTACATAatagagctcggcgccaagatctatggcgccgagctcggttccaTGTCGGTGCCACGTCGGTGCCACGATGTCCGTTTGTGCCAGCGTAACAcgcacctcggcgccatagcctatggcgccgagctgtgttacctcggcgccattggctatggcgccgagtaaagggtccaaaaatgaccaAATCGGTGCCAACACCATGGTTTTGCAGATCAATGGGTTCTAGAATTATAGTTCCTTAGTACTGAACATCCAAAGAAGGCCTTAGCAGTATTCAAGTTCTATCAAGTTATGAGGCAAGCCATTAAGAGAAAAATCAAGAAACTACTAGTGAACAGGAAATATGAAAACCATAATGTTGCCTAGTATATTtggaattatgggaaaaaggaaatagaaaaataGAGAAAATCAAGTTGCTTCATTCTCAACAAAGAGCATTCAAGTTCTGGAAAAGATACAATACTTACGGCACAAAAACAGCATTGTACTCTTGCTCAAGGCATATGACACATATGTCCAACACTAATTGATCTTTTTTACTGTTAGGCTCTGCGTCTGATGTACCTTTGCTCCCTGAAAAAAATAAGACAACATAAATTTTAAAAATGACAATTACTAATAATACAACATATCAATATGTAAGGAAATCACCTTCAGCTTCTCTAGCTTGCCTTTGTGCTGCTGCATTAAGAACCCTATATGAGTAAAATAGTATCAGAATCTTCAGCGCTCACTAAAGCCTTGATATGCAATCACATGCATTAGTGTTAGTCTGGGTAACAGTAACACTAAACGCAAATGGAATCTCTTAGCACTGGTATTAGTCCCAGGCTTAAGAGATGCAGATTCGATAacatagatctggtaattcagcatGTGATTTAGCCTCCATCCCCAACACCCGTTTCCCATccaccggcttgctcctgctcgACTATCGTCCTCTTCTTCCCCTTCCAGCTTGGCATTTTCAGCAGAAAGAGAGACCTGGCGGCATGCCCCGGATGAGGTGGAGCTCCTCACTTCTATTACCTGCTTGATTGACCCTAACACTGGAAGCAATGTTTTCAAGTCGGACGACTTGCTGGTCGTTCTGGCTGACCGACTTGGACGATTAATCACGACAGACCACTTGAAAACATTGCACTGGAGACGACGCCACATTTGGGGCCAACAGACTTCGCTGTCATAATCTCTACTGTCGTGGCCACACAAAGGGGATTCACCTCTGATGGTCAGTTGGTGGACGACTAAGTGCCCCTACATTGCAATGGGCATACAAACACGCATGACGCAGGTATGGCCGAGCGCCCTCATTGTGTCCTTGCGCTACCGTGGAAACTACCTCAGCGCCCACAGAGCCATAATTGTCGGCCGACTGACACACGCTCGACACAAATGCCAATCGAGGTCATCGTTAGGCCAAAAAATGGCCCAACCATGGATGTGGAACAAGTCCTCATGCTTCGCCAAACCATTGGTGTTCGTGTAGGCATGAAGCACCCAGTGTTGGAGAAGCAAAGGCCTTGTCAGTATTAAGATatgcaacttaatatggtatcaAAGCCAGAGGTCATGAGTTCGAATCCTGGCTAGcgcaattaaataaaataattgttgctcgCTCCTATTCCACGTCTGAGACCGAAGAGAGGCTCAACATGAGGGGGAGTGTTGGAATATAATATTAGTGAATTGTCCACCTCCTCCTATCAGTTTAAGCTTTTGAGTTGAACTGGTtagtgcatgcaacttaatagtCAGGTTCAGTCCAGCAGGTACTACGGTGGCGCCACTCTGCGGTGTCCCGACCCATGTCCAACCTGCTTCAGAATGGCACGAGAATCTAGGCATCTGCCCAGCCCTCCACATCCTCTGGTGTGGTACGGAAATCCTCAGTGGCAGGAGCAAAGCATGTTTAAGGGCAAGCTAGGCCATGCCCCCCCTGCCCAAGTTGTTTCCCTTTACTAAATAGTAATGTCTTTACTGTTCATGCATGATTTACTCAACTGTAGAGACTAGCCCATCCAGATACTCTGATCAAGCTCCGCCACTGCTCGGTTGAGGCTTGACCCTTCTCCATCTAATCTGAGTTTGTGCACGTAGGGATGGACACGAGTCCGCTTGAGTGAGTTTATCTTAACCTCGCCTGATGGCGTCCTTGTGGATGCACTCCTCCTTTCCTCGGTGATGACCTGACGTACTGGCAGTGGCTCACTTGCTTCTCATTCATGGCATTCTCACTCTCCTCCGGGGTGGCGCAAGGACCTCTAGTTCTTCTAGTCTGATGCAGTGCATAGTGCATTGTGGGTTGCAAGATGACAATGTGACAGATCTGCGATTTCCAGTCCAATGTGGTGCACATGGTGTTGTGAGTTGGAGGATGATGACGCGACAAACTCCTAGGAtcacatcgccagcagcctttggATTATACTTGGATTGTGGATAGGGGAAGTTACGACATGACTTGCAAGAGGCAAGACACCTAATTTGTCTAGGCTTAAGAACATACAATGTATTCACCCAATGTCCCATCACCCTTTTGTATATTCTTTTCCAATTTCATGTGACATCTACAAAAGTTTTAAGCTATTTACAAGTTGCACATGTGGGGTTTATTAAATAGAAAGGCATAAAATGATTACAAAGTGCTTGCATAATAAATCTTAATAGCGCAAATCACTTATATTCCATCCATGGCCAAAAATGAAAGATAAACCTCTTTAAAAACCTAAACACTGGTTTGAGGAATCAAACCATTCTCGATGATGTGGTGTTTGGTCCATTCCACAAATTTGGTGGAATGACCCCATTCCTCATACTAGAATTAATTATTAGCTTGTGAGGTATGAGGTCATGGTTATCAAAGCAATAAAGCGAGGTGTGTCGACTGACTACCGGCTTATGCGACTTAGGCGTGAGGCGAGGTGATGCCTTACGACAATCCTACAGTAGTATAAAAGCATGGCATACTTTGATATTGACTCTTGATGTTGTCAATTCTAACAAATTAGCATCTAGCCAGTAGCCACAATACTTAAAGCAATAGCAGTGGAGTTGACATATAAAGAGTACGTAGGGAAGGTGCAGCCTCCAAAAAATAAAGAAAAGAGGCGCACACTGCAAAAGGTGAAGAGAAGAGGAGAAAGGCACGTAGAAAAAATATGTCGTTTTTCTTACTTGTGTGTGTGGCGCGATGTTACCTTAACCTTGGACTGTTATGGGGActgacaagtcttgtctcccctaTTGTAATTTTCTCCTTAATGAAATGACACACAACTCTCATGCATTTGTTCAAAAAAATGGCTcttcggggggggggggtggaggaTCAGATTGGGTGGGATGCTCCAGCTCAATGGCAGAGGCGATGGCAGGTGAGCTCACAGGCAGCTCCTCACTGGTTGGTTTGTTTCTCCCACACACTCGTTTTGCGCTCTGCCTCTCCTAGACACTTGTTTCCCTACGCACCTGCTCTCTCTCGGTTTCCTTCATGCCGTTTCTCCGCCCAGAACAGAGGCTACACCATATGGCACACACCATGAGCGATTTGGAATGAATCTGACACCAAAGACAACTCATCCATAAGGCGGACGCCATACAAATCTAAGGCGAGGCATCTGCTGAGGTGTCAAGCACACAACGCTTTGGCGCTTAAGCGAGGCCTTCATAACACTGAATAAAACGATGGTGCATCAACCCAATCCATTCcaaaaaccaaacaaaaaaggatGAGTGAGAAGATGGACTAACCCATTACCCATCCCTCAAAACAAACACCCTATTAAAGAATGTTACTACATTTCATTAGAATGTTCTAAAAGGAAGTGATGTAAGGAGTTAGGCACCTTTTTTGCAGTTCATGCCGCCGTCTTCTTTCTAGAAAATGCTGTAGTGCACGCTTTGCAAGAAGGAAGACACCAAATGTTGCAAAACCCATGGAAGCAATTCGGTATAACCTGCCACAAACATGATACTAGCATAAGATGCCCTAACTAAGAAGTAACAACCAAAAATATGTTCTAACAAATTTTCCTACTTGGCCCATTTCCCAAGATTCACAATAAGTTGATCAATGCTCTTTGATGATGCATAAAAGGGTCCTTTGTGCGGTCGCTGAATTCGAATAGTTCCAACATCATCTTTAATGGCCTGTTCATGTgatataataataatatagaacAAAAGGAAGAGACAAATATAGACATGCCAAGAAAAACTAATGCAACACAGCACATACCAATGGATAATAGAAATAATACCTCACCAACAACTGTCAATGAGGTTCCAGTTGGAAGAACCCTTTCAGTTCGCTTTACTCCCAGCATCTATAGAGATAATTGTTTAGTCACTAATTGTGTTTCTATAAGTATTAGCACTGTTGAAGATGCGATTAGACAAACCTTCAACCCTTGTAAATAATCTAGAGTTCCACGTACAAGTGTCCTCCCTGATTCCTCAAAAACCTCACTGGCAACAGTTAAAATTAAACCAGCTGCAGAACGAGCACCGACCACATAAACACGTCCAGTTCCATCATCCTAGTGATTGTTTAAAGGTTAGAGAAGCATCCCAGTTGTAAACTGCAAATAAAATTATTAAAAATGATATCATTTTTTGCATGAAGGGGTCCATATAGCAaatctggaagccaaattcattttCATCATGAACTGTAACTTGATAAACATTTAAATAAACATTGACATATCTGATGCTTAGAATTATCATCCATTTGGGACAAGATCATGTACAATATCAACACTACCTAAGCTAGGGGCTAATTTAAGGTTTAAGCCTGGCCAGCAAGAGCTAGCATGGCTGGGGCTTTGGAGCTTGTAAGCTGAGTTTATCCACACAAGTGAAATCGTAGCTTGCCAAGAGAAGACCATAAACTTAGTTGTAAAGCCAAATTTGCATAAATTAGTGATAGTTGGAGCCCAGGCTAAATTGAAAGTCTTATATTTGAAAAAGCAAAGAAAATCACAGTGTAATAGCTACAGCAGTTATTTACCAGATACCATGGAACCTCTTTGCTAACAGAAAGCATCACTGCCGAATCTTGAATCCAGGATCCGGCATCATTGTGCTTCAGGAAGTGTTGCTCTGCCTACAAAAAGAAAGTTCAAGCAGAAATAAAAATAAGATACAAATTGCAGCACACTACCCATCGTAATAACAAAAAAAAAAGAGAATGAAATCAGTAGTTACCGTTTCTTCAACAATTACACCTCTCATGCCGCTTTGTTGGCATATAAGTGGTGTGTCTGAACCAACTCTCCCAGAGATGGCAACTACAAGTGGTAGGACCTTACTTGCAGTGTCCAAGATAGCAGCTGTTCGAGGCAGTGTAGACATGTGAAAAAATAATATCATTGATACACTTAAACAATCAAATGACCGATAAATTCTGCACAAAATATACACCTAAACTAAGTTCTTTTATATACTTATTAAGCAACCAAAACACAAGACTATAATTCTTTGTCTTGGTCATATACTGAGAAAATCTACAAAAGCTTTAATTGCCAAATATGACCCCCGCTGATATTTGATAAACTTATCCTGTTTGCACTTTTACTGAGAGCATAGATTAGTATCCATTAGGAGGTCCTGGAGATCATCACACTAAAACCAACACAACCACATGACAGCACTCTGGTGTTGCTAACCTAAGAATCTGCTACAATTCTACCAGGGAACAAATCCACATGACAGCACTCTGGTGCTGCTAACCTAAGAATCTGCTACAACTCTACCAGGGAACAAAACCATACGACAGCACCCTGGTGCTAACCTAAGAATCAGGAGAACTAATCT contains these protein-coding regions:
- the LOC103637701 gene encoding protein trichome birefringence-like 11 isoform X4, which codes for MEMASARRRAKPPQAVGGGGDQLALWAACVLLSSLSLLVAAAFSTGFGGAARLTLEAGPDRDREAAGALVTRATGAGSGRYCDEDDDLIDSMSVDGEWVLLRGAAERLYGPGQCPFVDEGFRCRENGRPDGDYAEWAWRPRRCALPRFDARRLLEMLRNRRLVFVGDSIGRNQWESMLCMLASAVADDRDKQASPGGASIYEENGSPITKRKGFLSFRFRDYNCTVEHYRSPYLVRRGRPPRHSPKRVATALRLGSMDAMAPRWKDADVLVFNTGHWWNHERLQQLGCYFQDGKTLRLNMSVEDAYERALNTLQKWVQKEVNTTKTLVVLRTYSPAHGVKRWWRWVCQGDGAGAEHVEDRAAPVAGPAQPEPGFN
- the LOC103637701 gene encoding protein trichome birefringence-like 10 isoform X1, whose translation is MEMASARRRAKPPQAVGGGGDQLALWAACVLLSSLSLLVAAAFSTGFGGAARLTLEAGPDRDREAAGALVTRATGAGSGRYCDEDDDLIDSMSVDGEWVLLRGAAERLYGPGQCPFVDEGFRCRENGRPDGDYAEWAWRPRRCALPRFLTAKWSWSSPKHMHASYIFDVCMRIRFDARRLLEMLRNRRLVFVGDSIGRNQWESMLCMLASAVADDRDKQASPGGASIYEENGSPITKRKGFLSFRFRDYNCTVEHYRSPYLVRRGRPPRHSPKRVATALRLGSMDAMAPRWKDADVLVFNTGHWWNHERLQQLGCYFQDGKTLRLNMSVEDAYERALNTLQKWVQKEVNTTKTLVVLRTYSPAHVRASNGGGGGCVRETAPELNTSRIALHRWPGLLNPSPALIEAAKKRQLATMHVLNVTLMTAQRRDGHPSVYNVRLPSPAAAQEQVTTRAADCSHWCLPGVPDAWNELLYALILHRTRTTSLGGSD
- the LOC103637701 gene encoding protein trichome birefringence-like 11 isoform X3, which translates into the protein MEMASARRRAKPPQAVGGGGDQLALWAACVLLSSLSLLVAAAFSTGFGGAARLTLEAGPDRDREAAGALVTRATGAGSGRYCDEDDDLIDSMSVDGEWVLLRGAAERLYGPGQCPFVDEGFRCRENGRPDGDYAEWAWRPRRCALPRFLTAKWSWSSPKHMHASYIFDVCMRIRFDARRLLEMLRNRRLVFVGDSIGRNQWESMLCMLASAVADDRDKQASPGGASIYEENGSPITKRKGFLSFRFRDYNCTVEHYRSPYLVRRGRPPRHSPKRVATALRLGSMDAMAPRWKDADVLVFNTGHWWNHERLQQLGCYFQDGKTLRLNMSVEDAYERALNTLQKWVQKEVNTTKTLVVLRTYSPAHGVKRWWRWVCQGDGAGAEHVEDRAAPVAGPAQPEPGFN
- the LOC103637701 gene encoding protein trichome birefringence-like 10 isoform X2 — encoded protein: MEMASARRRAKPPQAVGGGGDQLALWAACVLLSSLSLLVAAAFSTGFGGAARLTLEAGPDRDREAAGALVTRATGAGSGRYCDEDDDLIDSMSVDGEWVLLRGAAERLYGPGQCPFVDEGFRCRENGRPDGDYAEWAWRPRRCALPRFDARRLLEMLRNRRLVFVGDSIGRNQWESMLCMLASAVADDRDKQASPGGASIYEENGSPITKRKGFLSFRFRDYNCTVEHYRSPYLVRRGRPPRHSPKRVATALRLGSMDAMAPRWKDADVLVFNTGHWWNHERLQQLGCYFQDGKTLRLNMSVEDAYERALNTLQKWVQKEVNTTKTLVVLRTYSPAHVRASNGGGGGCVRETAPELNTSRIALHRWPGLLNPSPALIEAAKKRQLATMHVLNVTLMTAQRRDGHPSVYNVRLPSPAAAQEQVTTRAADCSHWCLPGVPDAWNELLYALILHRTRTTSLGGSD